The Plasmodium brasilianum strain Bolivian I chromosome 14, whole genome shotgun sequence genome contains a region encoding:
- a CDS encoding hypothetical protein (conserved Plasmodium protein) → MDANILYDLYKSFCCYKSIQKINHFVKANKEKINPDELKIINENKFISHTVAILMALASCSFLYIHNLYLSRNTISKLIQLNLKHFNNKGICSFVDEMYKREEPNDYLNLTKKVF, encoded by the exons ATGGACGCAAATATCCTTTATGATTTATACAAATCGTTCTGCTGTTATAAGagtatacaaaaaataaaccaTTTTGTAAAAGCCAA taaagaaaagataaatcCCGATgagttaaaaattataaatgaaaacaaatttatCTCTCATACGGTTGCCATTCTAATGGCATTAG CATCTTGCTCCTTCctgtatattcataatttgtATCTTAGTCGCAATACCATTAGTAAATTGATTCAActaaatttaaaacatttcAATAACAAAGGTATATGCAGCTTCGTCGACGAAAT GTATAAAAGGGAAGAACCAAatgattatttaaatttaacgAAGAAAGTATTTTAA
- a CDS encoding ATP-dependent RNA helicase DBP1: protein MNCNNNNIVSTNFNKNEDERSSYLRGNYMPNMNESSSYNNKGSNSVGEGTDVQVLNQIRNKREGNNNNNNMMTVSGGGGNRKYYEGNINKDGFVINDNSLRNSEGARNYVNYADKSGNSNNNGSSYIGGVNQENYKKKFGNNNYQENQNSQSNQKNLNTMQQQQKKGGSNNFMGSNVNKNNIENELISNNMRSNNNNNNNSTSVNNNGNNSNNESSNYNSEKPRYKPPMLRNQPNFNRNNFNRMNYNRIGGGNYGYNRNFNIPKTAWANRDNRRYYPEKEEEIYSNVNSEKGVNFDLYNSIPVEIKGYNSENIMPIESFDDTGLNLHDLLLANIKKVKYDKTTPIQKYSLSIIMNRNDLIGVAQTGSGKTAGYLLPIINHMLLNEPPKHSFYEENNKNSNYYYNRVCLPICLILAPTRELAVQIFYDAKKFCFETGIRPVVLYGGSNIKTQLNNLDKGADIIVATPGRLNDILEKRKIRLFLTSFLVLDEADRMLDMGFSPQIRSIVNDYDMPGNDNDAYISENKVEYKKYCNDVVKRQTIMFSATFRKEIQVLAKEYLWNYTFLLVGKVGSTNEYIKQNLVYIEEENKCSYLLKLLSENNNGLIIIFVETKRKADIIERFLNNQKLNSVCIHGDKSQDERERALKLFKRGVKNLLVATDVAARGLDISNIKHVINFDLPSNIDDYIHRIGRTGRAGNIGIATSFVNDDNKNIFKDLLATLEECNQFIPRWFLNLVMRYTASAKANRNYRYKSMKNKGNYSRYNNSNYNNSPNHGGMINPMDQRNMNNSGNNNNYTSNPFNNNKGYNQHPSFNNNHPYNNNNYMGGNGGFPSNPFNNNMYGNSNYNNPFNNNSANVNPFNQNKFNNNYNSSISGDQDFKRGVFQNTDDNADNW from the coding sequence ATGAATtgcaataacaataatatagtaagtacgaattttaacaaaaatgaagatgAAAGAAGCAGTTATTTAAGGGGTAATTATATGCCTAATATGAACGAATCTTCATCTTATAATAACAAAGGAAGTAATTCTGTTGGAGAAGGTACAGATGTACAGGTACTTAAccaaataagaaataaaagagagggtaataataataataataatatgatgaCCGTTAGTGGAGGTGGAGGGAACAGGAAATATTATGaaggaaatattaataaagatGGATTTGTTATTAATGATAATTCGTTAAGAAACTCAGAAGGTGCAAGAAATTACGTGAATTATGCAGATAAGAGTGGAAACAGCAATAACAATGGCAGTAGTTATATTGGTGGTGTGAAccaagaaaattataaaaagaaatttggGAATAATAACTATCAGGAAAATCAGAATAGCCAGAGTAATCAGAAGAATCTCAACACTATGCAGCAACAACAGAAGAAAGGAGGGAGCAACAATTTTATGGGAAGCAAtgtgaataaaaataacattgaGAACGAGTTAATTTCGAATAATATGCGAAGtaacaacaacaataataacaatagcaCTAGCGTAAACAATAATGGAAACAATAGTAACAATGAGAGTAGTAATTATAACTCAGAGAAACCAAGATATAAACCTCCCATGCTTAGAAACCAACCAAATTTTAACaggaataattttaataggATGAATTATAACCGAATTGGAGGAGGAAATTATGGATATAATAGAAATTTCAATATCCCGAAGACTGCATGGGCAAATAGAGATAACAGAAGATATTATCcggaaaaagaagaagagatATATTCTAACGTAAATAGTGAAAAAGGAGTAAACtttgatttatataatagtataCCTGTAGAAATAAAAGGTTATAATAGCGAGAATATTATGCCGATAGAAAGTTTTGATGACACAGGTCTAAATTTACATGATTTGTTATTAGCTAATATAAAGAAGgttaaatatgataaaactACACcaattcaaaaatatagttTAAGTATAATTATGAACAGAAATGATTTAATTGGAGTGGCTCAAACAGGTAGTGGAAAAACTGCGGGATATTTATTACCAATTATTAATCATATGTTACTAAATGAACCTCCGAAACATAGTttttatgaagaaaataataaaaattcaaactattattataatagagTTTGTTTACCCATATGTTTAATTTTGGCACCTACAAGAGAATTGGCagtacaaattttttacgATGCCAAAAAATTTTGCTTTGAAACAGGAATTAGACCAGTAGTTTTATACGGAggaagtaatataaaaacgcaattaaataatttagataAAGGTGCAGATATAATAGTTGCTACTCCCGGAAGACTTAATgatattttggaaaaaagaaaaatacgaTTATTCCTTACCTCCTTTTTAGTATTGGATGAAGCAGATAGGATGCTAGATATGGGTTTTTCACCACAAATTAGAAGCATAGTAAATGACTATGATATGCCAGGAAATGATAATGATGCATATATAAGTGAAAATAAAGTagaatataagaaatattgtAATGATGTTGTAAAAAGACAGACCATAATGTTTAGTGCAACTTTCAGAAAAGAAATTCAAGTACTTgcaaaagaatatttatgGAATTACACCTTTTTATTAGTAGGAAAAGTTGGTAGTACAAACGAGTATATTAAGCAAAATTTAGTATACatagaagaagaaaataaatgcagttatttattaaaattgttatcagaaaataataatggattaattattatatttgttgaAACAAAGAGAAAAGCCGATATTATCGAGAGATTTTTGAACaatcaaaaattaaattctgtatgtatacatggaGACAAAAGTCAAGATGAGAGAGAGAGAGCTTTGAAATTATTCAAGAGAGGagttaaaaatttgttagTAGCAACAGATGTAGCAGCAAGAGGATTAGATATATCTAATATTAAACATGTAATTAACTTTGATTTACCTAGTAATATAGATGATTATATCCATCGTATTGGAAGAACAGGAAGAGCTGGAAATATTGGTATTGCCACCTCGTTTGTAAATGATGacaataagaatatttttaaagatttGTTAGCAACTTTAGAAGAGTGTAATCAGTTTATACCTCGTTGGTTTCTAAACTTAGTTATGAGGTATACTGCGAGTGCCAAGGCGAATCGAAATTACAGATATAAGTCTATGAAGAATAAAGGAAATTATTCAAggtataataatagtaattataataatagtccTAATCATGGTGGTATGATAAACCCGATGGATCAGAGGAATATGAATAATAgtggaaataataataattatactaGTAACCCATTTAACAATAACAAAGGTTATAATCAGCATCCctcatttaataataaccatccatacaataataacaattacATGGGTGGGAATGGTGGTTTTCCAAGTAACCcatttaacaataatatgtATGGAAATAGCAATTATAATAACCCCTTCAACAATAATTCTGCTAATGTTAATCCTTTTAATCAGAATAAATTcaacaataattataacagtAGCATCTCTGGAGACCAAGATTTTAAAAGAGGCGTTTTTCAAAACACAGATGACAACGCCGACAATTGGTAA
- a CDS encoding protein phosphatase PPM7 → MPVVDGTHVISMKNYTIVSDGYGEKGVKKVYEDEFFICESLKSLNKSLHPNFNFSCFCLIDGHNGKNTATYLKKNLAQELSNSFMVIQKTYDETLPIPDHFIRIGVNSACKKVDENLSLEFPGCRDGATCVIILIKDDYAYIINIGDSSAYLCRYLNNANQAIDLVDIHKPWVLSEKERIIKHGGIIENGRINDIIDVTRSFGDFSLKKYGLLCTGTFKKFKINSDDNFIILGTDGFFSFVDVNHITNEIISLSKKEERMVNVEKKKGIFDAKNICRIMVEHAIIDKKSQDNVTVILIKFLHK, encoded by the exons ATGCCGGTAGTTGATGGAACACATGTAATATCTATGA AAAATTACACCATTGTCAGTGATGGATATGGTGAAAAAGgagtaaaaaaagtatacgAAGATGAGTTTTTCATATGTGAAAGTTTGAAGAGTTTGAACAAAAGCCTACATcctaattttaatttttc CTGCTTTTGCCTCATTGATGGGCATAACGGAAAAAATACTGCTacgtatttaaaaaaaaatttggcACAGGAATTGTCAAATAGTTTCATGGTAATTCAGAAGACGTATGATGAGACACTTCCTATACCAGACCATTTTATAAGAATT GGCGTTAACAGCGCGTGCAAAAAAGTGGATGAAAATTTATCTTTGGAATTTCCCGGTTGCAGAG ATGGTGCAACAtgtgtaattattttaataaaggaCGATTACgcttatataataaacataggAGATTCATCTGCATATTTATGTAGATACTTAAATAACGCTAATCAAg CTATAGATCTAGTTGATATTCACAAGCCTTGGGTGCTATCAGAAAAGGAAAGAATCATTAAACATGGTGGAATTATTGAAAATGGAagaataaatgatataattgATGTAACAAGATCTTTTGGTGATTTTTC ATTAAAGAAATATGGCTTGTTGTGTACGGGaacctttaaaaaatttaaaataaactcAGACgataatttcataattttaggTACTGATGGATTTTTTAGTTTTGTGGATGTTAATCACATAACTAACGAAATTATATCCTTGTCAAAGAAG GAAGAAAGAATGGTAAATGTtgaaaagaagaaaggaaTATTTGATGCAAAAAACATTTGCAGAATTATGGTTGAACATGCTattattgataaaaaatCACAG